One Bombus pyrosoma isolate SC7728 linkage group LG11, ASM1482585v1, whole genome shotgun sequence DNA segment encodes these proteins:
- the LOC122573140 gene encoding hornerin-like isoform X4, with amino-acid sequence MIGINQTIRFSMFALLIAMVIVGSGAHEGSGGSSSLAYSSASASANAYAGADASAFSLSNAFTGIGSLPAVDGSHDGHKGIRSYDNTGYNGNNQPNSGVKGNQRGGCPKCKWEDDDYWEKDEDETEPEEEDEDDCDDGDDGQYRKHDHYHGQKNKGGSPPGVQKLGVLNSNGQGPHTGVSATSNAASSGSGVPFGTTPVKGGRPETGSSSSGSPWNKAFPVTGQQPGSGWNTGSATTPKPAWNQGFGGSPGTASHPSNSWNSGSLPNADVSSPTSDGSWNSGPKTGSACSGNYQHGTGCAQGSSGVGPVKQSPVPFSGSNPANVQKQSPVHSTGPTAVYNPQGSPAGCSSSPYDASCADKSVDQTKPHDSPFASSYGPNPTQGQYPVSGSPQSSPAGSPRGSPAGQGRYPGSGSPQSNLPGSTYGSPVGQGQYPTSGSPQSSPSGPPYGSPAGQGQYPASGTPQSSPSSPSLGSPAGQGQYPGSGLPKSSPSGSPYGSPAGQGQYPGSGLPKSSPSGSPYGSPVGQGQYPTSGSPQSSPSGSPHGSPAGQGQYPASGTPQSSPSSPSLGSPTGQGQYPGSGLPKSSPSGSPYGSPVGQGQYPGSGSPQSSPSSSPHGSPAGQGQYPGSGLPKSNTGQGSDTGPYGGSPWNSGNTARPGSLGNSVHSTGPQNSNANAVASSIAYAGTGAPTAGNGFDSSHPASGPSTSNPVYSHGIPSYGSPSANTQTPGSTVSPNGNVPYGTQKPNYTGVKGGSSGTAPKHGTPKDGDSKIFYVNVNPVPGSPAGVKPHASTGAPYSDTGKTPPSYQPAPYRGTGRTKPSYQPTPHDNIGTAKPSYQPAPYGGTGTAKPSYQPAPYGGTGTTKPSYQPAPYGGTGTTKPSYQPAPHDNTGTAKPSYQPAPYGGTGTAKPSYQPAPYGGTGTTKPSYQPAPHDNIGTAKPSYQPAPYGGAGTTKPSYQPAPYGGTGTTKPSYQPAPHDNTGTAKPSYQPAPYGGTGTAKPSYQPAPYGGPSTTKPSHELNSYPSGETDKGCTNESQGCGIGSGCSSGISLNGSPDYKPCSPNDLSVGVNKASKPLGGFEANPNDFSQSPQQITPGTGPQGCTSGTSNGCTSGPSNPSYVYKTETKNRIPGEGVGSYPSNPFLTGKIPSSGAGGPQLTATSKPVGYGNPFLQGTGAVAGAGAWSHAGIGVAANPGSDGKNVVSIGGQAPKPIGKDNPFLNGLGHGRGDIGIDATPNSIPGGPFAPDSNMGNSGLSQTNFGDKTQGHSNHYPGSIWNSGSTNDGSSSAVRNPSTTNRGSGSGGGVGVGPGGFGNVFGGALSGAFSSAQASSHANSGSGVAPDTGFGHANSGSWASSGASAGSQAGSSALSSSGASAYASSSASSWAGAHPTFVKG; translated from the exons ATGATCGGGATAAATCAAACAATCCGGTTCTCGATGTTCGCCCTTCTAATCGCCATGGTCATTGTTGGTTCAG GAGCGCACGAAGGAAGTGGCGGAAGCAGTAGTCTAGCGTACA GCAGCGCTTCGGCGTCCGCAAACGCATACGCGGGTGCAGATGCAAGCGCATTCTCGTTGAGTAACGCATTTACTGGAATCGGAAGCCTACCTGCGGTTGATGGGAGTCATGACGGGCACAAAGGTATTCGCAGTTACGACAACACTGGCTACAATGGCAATAATCAGCCAAACAGTGGAGTCAAAGGAAATCAGCGTGGTGGTTGTCCTAAGTGCAAGTGGGAAGATGACGATTACTGGGAAAAAGACGAGGATGAAACTGAaccagaagaagaagacgaagacgatTGCGACGACGGGGACGATGGACAGTATAGAAAACACGATCATTATCACGgacagaaaaataaaggagGATCGCCTCCGGGCGTACAGAAATTAGGAGTGCTTAATTCCAACGGTCAAGGACCACACACGGGAGTCAGCGCCACATCAAATGCTGCGAGCAGTGGAAGTGGCGTTCCATTTGGAACAACGCCAGTTAAAGGAGGACGCCCTGAAACTGGGAGCTCGAGCTCAGGTTCACCATGGAACAAAGCGTTCCCTGTAACCGGTCAGCAACCTGGATCGGGATGGAACACAGGCTCTGCAACTACGCCGAAACCCGCCTGGAACCAAGGGTTCGGTGGTTCACCTGGAACAGCTTCGCATCCTTCTAACAGTTGGAATTCTGGAAGTTTACCGAATGCGGATGTATCGAGTCCTACCAGCGATGGAAGCTGGAATAGTGGTCCAAAAACAGGTTCTGCATGCTCCGGCAATTATCAACACGGCACCGGCTGTGCTCAAG GTTCAAGCGGTGTTGGTCCTGTAAAACAATCTCCAGTGCCATTCTCTGGCAGCAATCCTGCAAATGTTCAGAAGCAAAGTCCTGTTCATTCCACGGGTCCAACAGCAGTATATAATCCTCAGGGATCTCCAGCCGGATGTTCCAGCAGTCCTTATGATGCCAGTTGTGCCGATAAATCTGTTGATCAAACGAAACCACATGACAGTCCCTTTGCATCATCCTATGGGCCAAATCCGACACAAGGCCAGTATCCTGTAAGTGGATCGCCTCAAAGCAGTCCTGCCGGTTCTCCGCGTGGTTCTCCAGCTGGACAAGGGCGATATCCGGGAAGTGGATCGCCCCAAAGCAATCTGCCCGGTTCTACATACGGTTCGCCGGTGGGACAAGGCCAATATCCTACAAGCGGATCGCCTCAAAGCAGTCCTTCCGGTCCTCCATACGGCTCTCCGGCGGGACAAGGCCAATATCCTGCAAGCGGGACGCCTCAAAGCAGTCCTTCCAGTCCTTCGCTCGGTTCTCCTGCGGGACAAGGGCAATATCCTGGTAGTGGATTGCCGAAAAGTAGTCCTTCCGGTTCTCCATACGGTTCTCCCGCGGGACAAGGGCAATATCCTGGTAGTGGATTACCGAAAAGTAGTCCTTCCGGTTCTCCATACGGTTCTCCCGTAGGACAAGGCCAATATCCTACAAGCGGATCGCCTCAAAGTAGTCCTTCGGGTTCTCCGCACGGTTCTCCCGCGGGACAAGGGCAATATCCTGCAAGTGGGACGCCTCAAAGCAGTCCTTCCAGTCCTTCGCTCGGTTCTCCTACGGGACAAGGGCAATATCCTG GTAGTGGATTGCCGAAAAGTAGTCCTTCCGGTTCTCCATACGGTTCTCCCGTAGGACAAGGCCAATATCCGGGAAGTGGATCGCCTCAAAGCAGTCCTTCAAGTTCTCCGCACGGTTCTCCCGCGGGACAAGGACAATATCCTGGTAGTGGGTTGCCGAAAAGTAACACTGGGCAGGGTTCCGATACGGGACCATATGGAGGATCTCCATGGAACTCTGGAAATACAGCCAGACCGGGAAGCTTAGGAAATTCAGTACATTCGACAGGCCCTCAAAATTCTAATGCAAACGCTGTAGCTTCAAGCATAGCGTACGCGGGAACTGGTGCGCCGACCGCTGGAAACGGTTTTGATTCTAGTCATCCTGCAAGCGGTCCATCGACTTCCAATCCCGTTTATTCACACGGCATTCCTTCTTATGGGTCTCCATCTGCGAATACACAGACGCCTGGGTCTACAGTTTCTCCAAACGGAAACGTTCCTTACGGAACTCAAAAACCTAATTACACTGGTGTTAAAGGAGGTTCTTCGGGTACAGCACCTAAACACGGTACTCCCAAAGACGGAGATAGTAAGATATTTTATGTGAACGTAAATCCTGTACCAGGAAGCCCTGCAGGGGTTAAACCTCATGCATCTACGGGTGCACCTTACAGTGATACCGGAAAAACACCACCTTCTTACCAACCTGCTCCTTATAGGGGTACCGGAAGGACAAAGCCCTCTTATCAGCCTACTCCTCATGATAATATCGGAACGGCAAAGCCTTCTTACCAACCTGCTCCTTATGGGGGTACCGGAACGGCAAAACCTTCTTACCAACCTGCTCCTTATGGGGGCACCGGAACGACAAAGCCCTCTTATCAGCCTGCTCCTTATGGGGGTACCGGAACGACAAAGCCCTCTTATCAGCCTGCTCCTCATGATAATACCGGAACGGCAAAGCCTTCTTACCAACCTGCTCCTTATGGGGGTACCGGAACGGCAAAGCCTTCTTACCAACCTGCTCCTTATGGGGGTACCGGAACGACAAAGCCCTCTTATCAGCCTGCTCCTCATGATAATATCGGAACGGCAAAGCCTTCTTACCAACCTGCTCCTTATGGGGGTGCCGGAACGACAAAGCCTTCTTACCAACCTGCTCCTTATGGGGGTACCGGAACGACAAAGCCCTCTTATCAGCCTGCTCCTCATGATAATACCGGAACGGCAAAGCCTTCTTACCAACCTGCTCCCTATGGGGGTACCGGAACGGCAAAGCCTTCTTACCAACCTGCTCCTTATGGTGGCCCCAGCACAACAAAGCCTTCGCATGAACTTAATTCTTATCCATCGGGAGAAACAGATAAGGGTTGCACAAATGAATCTCAAGGTTGTGGAATTGGGAGCGGATGCAGCAGTGGAATAAGTCTGAATGGATCTCCAGATTACAAGCCTTGTAGTCCAAACGATCTTTCAGTAGGTGTTAATAAGGCTTCTAAACCATTAGGAGGTTTTGAGGCAAACCCAAATGATTTTTCGCAAAGTCCTCAACAAATCACACCTGGAACTGGTCCGCAAGGTTGTACATCTGGAACCAGCAACGGGTGTACCTCTGGACCAAGCAATCCTTCATACGTTTACAAGACTGAAACAAAGAATAGAATTCCTGGAGAAGGAGTAGGGTCGTATCCGTCGAACCCTTTCTTAACTGGAAAGATTCCTAGTTCTGGTGCTG GTGGTCCTCAGCTAACAGCTACTAGTAAGCCAGTCGGTTATGGAAATCCCTTCCTGCAAGGAACTGGTGCAGTCGCGGGAGCGGGAGCTTGGAGTCATGCTGGTATAGGAGTAGCAGCTAATCCAGGCAGCGATGGCAAGAACGTTGTTTCGATCGGAGGACAGGCACCTAAGCCTATTGGCAAAGATAATCCTTTCCTTAATGGATTAGGACACGGAAGGGGAGACATCGGAATTGACGCCACGCCTAATTCAATTCCTGGAGGGCCGTTTGCTCCAGACAGTAACATGGGTAATAGCGGACTGAGTCAAACGAACTTTGGCGATAAAACACAAGGACATTCCAATCATTACCCTGGCTCGATTTGGAATTCAGGTTCAACGAACGACGGAAGCTCATCAGCCGTGAGAAATCCATCCACAACAAACCGTGGCTCGGGAAGCGGAGGAGGTGTTGGAGTCGGTCCGGGAGGATTTGGAAATGTTTTCGGTGGTGCACTTTCTGGAGCTTTTAGCAGTGCACAAGCTTCTTCACACGCCAATTCTGGTTCTGGAGTTG CACCAGATACGGGTTTCGGACATGCAAACAGTGGAAGTTGGGCTTCCAGTGGAGCGTCGGCAGGAAGTCAAGCTGGAAGCAGTGCCTTGTCCTCCAGCGGTGCTTCCGCTTATGCGAGTAGCAGTGCTAGCA GCTGGGCAGGTGCACATCCCACTTTCGTGAAAGGCTAA
- the LOC122573140 gene encoding fibroin heavy chain-like isoform X1 yields MIGINQTIRFSMFALLIAMVIVGSGAHEGSGGSSSLAYSSASASANAYAGADASAFSLSNAFTGIGSLPAVDGSHDGHKGIRSYDNTGYNGNNQPNSGVKGNQRGGCPKCKWEDDDYWEKDEDETEPEEEDEDDCDDGDDGQYRKHDHYHGQKNKGGSPPGVQKLGVLNSNGQGPHTGVSATSNAASSGSGVPFGTTPVKGGRPETGSSSSGSPWNKAFPVTGQQPGSGWNTGSATTPKPAWNQGFGGSPGTASHPSNSWNSGSLPNADVSSPTSDGSWNSGPKTGSACSGNYQHGTGCAQGSSGVGPVKQSPVPFSGSNPANVQKQSPVHSTGPTAVYNPQGSPAGCSSSPYDASCADKSVDQTKPHDSPFASSYGPNPTQGQYPVSGSPQSSPAGSPRGSPAGQGRYPGSGSPQSNLPGSTYGSPVGQGQYPTSGSPQSSPSGPPYGSPAGQGQYPASGTPQSSPSSPSLGSPAGQGQYPGSGLPKSSPSGSPYGSPAGQGQYPGSGLPKSSPSGSPYGSPVGQGQYPTSGSPQSSPSGSPHGSPAGQGQYPASGTPQSSPSSPSLGSPTGQGQYPGSGLPKSSPSGSPYGSPAGQGQYPGSGLPKSSPSGSPYGSPVGQGQYPGSGSPQSSPSSSPHGSPAGQGQYPGSGLPKSNTGQGSDTGPYGGSPWNSGNTARPGSLGNSVHSTGPQNSNANAVASSIAYAGTGAPTAGNGFDSSHPASGPSTSNPVYSHGIPSYGSPSANTQTPGSTVSPNGNVPYGTQKPNYTGVKGGSSGTAPKHGTPKDGDSKIFYVNVNPVPGSPAGVKPHASTGAPYSDTGKTPPSYQPAPYRGTGRTKPSYQPTPHDNIGTAKPSYQPAPYGGTGTAKPSYQPAPYGGTGTTKPSYQPAPYGGTGTTKPSYQPAPHDNTGTAKPSYQPAPYGGTGTAKPSYQPAPYGGTGTTKPSYQPAPHDNIGTAKPSYQPAPYGGAGTTKPSYQPAPYGGTGTTKPSYQPAPHDNTGTAKPSYQPAPYGGTGTAKPSYQPAPYGGPSTTKPSHELNSYPSGETDKGCTNESQGCGIGSGCSSGISLNGSPDYKPCSPNDLSVGVNKASKPLGGFEANPNDFSQSPQQITPGTGPQGCTSGTSNGCTSGPSNPSYVYKTETKNRIPGEGVGSYPSNPFLTGKIPSSGAGGPQLTATSKPVGYGNPFLQGTGAVAGAGAWSHAGIGVAANPGSDGKNVVSIGGQAPKPIGKDNPFLNGLGHGRGDIGIDATPNSIPGGPFAPDSNMGNSGLSQTNFGDKTQGHSNHYPGSIWNSGSTNDGSSSAVRNPSTTNRGSGSGGGVGVGPGGFGNVFGGALSGAFSSAQASSHANSGSGVAPDTGFGHANSGSWASSGASAGSQAGSSALSSSGASAYASSSASSWAGAHPTFVKG; encoded by the exons ATGATCGGGATAAATCAAACAATCCGGTTCTCGATGTTCGCCCTTCTAATCGCCATGGTCATTGTTGGTTCAG GAGCGCACGAAGGAAGTGGCGGAAGCAGTAGTCTAGCGTACA GCAGCGCTTCGGCGTCCGCAAACGCATACGCGGGTGCAGATGCAAGCGCATTCTCGTTGAGTAACGCATTTACTGGAATCGGAAGCCTACCTGCGGTTGATGGGAGTCATGACGGGCACAAAGGTATTCGCAGTTACGACAACACTGGCTACAATGGCAATAATCAGCCAAACAGTGGAGTCAAAGGAAATCAGCGTGGTGGTTGTCCTAAGTGCAAGTGGGAAGATGACGATTACTGGGAAAAAGACGAGGATGAAACTGAaccagaagaagaagacgaagacgatTGCGACGACGGGGACGATGGACAGTATAGAAAACACGATCATTATCACGgacagaaaaataaaggagGATCGCCTCCGGGCGTACAGAAATTAGGAGTGCTTAATTCCAACGGTCAAGGACCACACACGGGAGTCAGCGCCACATCAAATGCTGCGAGCAGTGGAAGTGGCGTTCCATTTGGAACAACGCCAGTTAAAGGAGGACGCCCTGAAACTGGGAGCTCGAGCTCAGGTTCACCATGGAACAAAGCGTTCCCTGTAACCGGTCAGCAACCTGGATCGGGATGGAACACAGGCTCTGCAACTACGCCGAAACCCGCCTGGAACCAAGGGTTCGGTGGTTCACCTGGAACAGCTTCGCATCCTTCTAACAGTTGGAATTCTGGAAGTTTACCGAATGCGGATGTATCGAGTCCTACCAGCGATGGAAGCTGGAATAGTGGTCCAAAAACAGGTTCTGCATGCTCCGGCAATTATCAACACGGCACCGGCTGTGCTCAAG GTTCAAGCGGTGTTGGTCCTGTAAAACAATCTCCAGTGCCATTCTCTGGCAGCAATCCTGCAAATGTTCAGAAGCAAAGTCCTGTTCATTCCACGGGTCCAACAGCAGTATATAATCCTCAGGGATCTCCAGCCGGATGTTCCAGCAGTCCTTATGATGCCAGTTGTGCCGATAAATCTGTTGATCAAACGAAACCACATGACAGTCCCTTTGCATCATCCTATGGGCCAAATCCGACACAAGGCCAGTATCCTGTAAGTGGATCGCCTCAAAGCAGTCCTGCCGGTTCTCCGCGTGGTTCTCCAGCTGGACAAGGGCGATATCCGGGAAGTGGATCGCCCCAAAGCAATCTGCCCGGTTCTACATACGGTTCGCCGGTGGGACAAGGCCAATATCCTACAAGCGGATCGCCTCAAAGCAGTCCTTCCGGTCCTCCATACGGCTCTCCGGCGGGACAAGGCCAATATCCTGCAAGCGGGACGCCTCAAAGCAGTCCTTCCAGTCCTTCGCTCGGTTCTCCTGCGGGACAAGGGCAATATCCTGGTAGTGGATTGCCGAAAAGTAGTCCTTCCGGTTCTCCATACGGTTCTCCCGCGGGACAAGGGCAATATCCTGGTAGTGGATTACCGAAAAGTAGTCCTTCCGGTTCTCCATACGGTTCTCCCGTAGGACAAGGCCAATATCCTACAAGCGGATCGCCTCAAAGTAGTCCTTCGGGTTCTCCGCACGGTTCTCCCGCGGGACAAGGGCAATATCCTGCAAGTGGGACGCCTCAAAGCAGTCCTTCCAGTCCTTCGCTCGGTTCTCCTACGGGACAAGGGCAATATCCTGGTAGTGGATTGCCGAAAAGTAGTCCTTCCGGTTCTCCATACGGTTCTCCCGCGGGACAAGGGCAATATCCTGGTAGTGGATTGCCGAAAAGTAGTCCTTCCGGTTCTCCATACGGTTCTCCCGTAGGACAAGGCCAATATCCGGGAAGTGGATCGCCTCAAAGCAGTCCTTCAAGTTCTCCGCACGGTTCTCCCGCGGGACAAGGACAATATCCTGGTAGTGGGTTGCCGAAAAGTAACACTGGGCAGGGTTCCGATACGGGACCATATGGAGGATCTCCATGGAACTCTGGAAATACAGCCAGACCGGGAAGCTTAGGAAATTCAGTACATTCGACAGGCCCTCAAAATTCTAATGCAAACGCTGTAGCTTCAAGCATAGCGTACGCGGGAACTGGTGCGCCGACCGCTGGAAACGGTTTTGATTCTAGTCATCCTGCAAGCGGTCCATCGACTTCCAATCCCGTTTATTCACACGGCATTCCTTCTTATGGGTCTCCATCTGCGAATACACAGACGCCTGGGTCTACAGTTTCTCCAAACGGAAACGTTCCTTACGGAACTCAAAAACCTAATTACACTGGTGTTAAAGGAGGTTCTTCGGGTACAGCACCTAAACACGGTACTCCCAAAGACGGAGATAGTAAGATATTTTATGTGAACGTAAATCCTGTACCAGGAAGCCCTGCAGGGGTTAAACCTCATGCATCTACGGGTGCACCTTACAGTGATACCGGAAAAACACCACCTTCTTACCAACCTGCTCCTTATAGGGGTACCGGAAGGACAAAGCCCTCTTATCAGCCTACTCCTCATGATAATATCGGAACGGCAAAGCCTTCTTACCAACCTGCTCCTTATGGGGGTACCGGAACGGCAAAACCTTCTTACCAACCTGCTCCTTATGGGGGCACCGGAACGACAAAGCCCTCTTATCAGCCTGCTCCTTATGGGGGTACCGGAACGACAAAGCCCTCTTATCAGCCTGCTCCTCATGATAATACCGGAACGGCAAAGCCTTCTTACCAACCTGCTCCTTATGGGGGTACCGGAACGGCAAAGCCTTCTTACCAACCTGCTCCTTATGGGGGTACCGGAACGACAAAGCCCTCTTATCAGCCTGCTCCTCATGATAATATCGGAACGGCAAAGCCTTCTTACCAACCTGCTCCTTATGGGGGTGCCGGAACGACAAAGCCTTCTTACCAACCTGCTCCTTATGGGGGTACCGGAACGACAAAGCCCTCTTATCAGCCTGCTCCTCATGATAATACCGGAACGGCAAAGCCTTCTTACCAACCTGCTCCCTATGGGGGTACCGGAACGGCAAAGCCTTCTTACCAACCTGCTCCTTATGGTGGCCCCAGCACAACAAAGCCTTCGCATGAACTTAATTCTTATCCATCGGGAGAAACAGATAAGGGTTGCACAAATGAATCTCAAGGTTGTGGAATTGGGAGCGGATGCAGCAGTGGAATAAGTCTGAATGGATCTCCAGATTACAAGCCTTGTAGTCCAAACGATCTTTCAGTAGGTGTTAATAAGGCTTCTAAACCATTAGGAGGTTTTGAGGCAAACCCAAATGATTTTTCGCAAAGTCCTCAACAAATCACACCTGGAACTGGTCCGCAAGGTTGTACATCTGGAACCAGCAACGGGTGTACCTCTGGACCAAGCAATCCTTCATACGTTTACAAGACTGAAACAAAGAATAGAATTCCTGGAGAAGGAGTAGGGTCGTATCCGTCGAACCCTTTCTTAACTGGAAAGATTCCTAGTTCTGGTGCTG GTGGTCCTCAGCTAACAGCTACTAGTAAGCCAGTCGGTTATGGAAATCCCTTCCTGCAAGGAACTGGTGCAGTCGCGGGAGCGGGAGCTTGGAGTCATGCTGGTATAGGAGTAGCAGCTAATCCAGGCAGCGATGGCAAGAACGTTGTTTCGATCGGAGGACAGGCACCTAAGCCTATTGGCAAAGATAATCCTTTCCTTAATGGATTAGGACACGGAAGGGGAGACATCGGAATTGACGCCACGCCTAATTCAATTCCTGGAGGGCCGTTTGCTCCAGACAGTAACATGGGTAATAGCGGACTGAGTCAAACGAACTTTGGCGATAAAACACAAGGACATTCCAATCATTACCCTGGCTCGATTTGGAATTCAGGTTCAACGAACGACGGAAGCTCATCAGCCGTGAGAAATCCATCCACAACAAACCGTGGCTCGGGAAGCGGAGGAGGTGTTGGAGTCGGTCCGGGAGGATTTGGAAATGTTTTCGGTGGTGCACTTTCTGGAGCTTTTAGCAGTGCACAAGCTTCTTCACACGCCAATTCTGGTTCTGGAGTTG CACCAGATACGGGTTTCGGACATGCAAACAGTGGAAGTTGGGCTTCCAGTGGAGCGTCGGCAGGAAGTCAAGCTGGAAGCAGTGCCTTGTCCTCCAGCGGTGCTTCCGCTTATGCGAGTAGCAGTGCTAGCA GCTGGGCAGGTGCACATCCCACTTTCGTGAAAGGCTAA